From a region of the Alnus glutinosa chromosome 1, dhAlnGlut1.1, whole genome shotgun sequence genome:
- the LOC133854024 gene encoding pre-mRNA-splicing factor cwf23 has translation MSNLRTICRPHTVFFSSFVCCRERARVRVSFRNPNYKPRFSSPSSFAPWFESLGSNGTEPWFRVSQRRTLVRASNWSDQKSPYDTLELERDADEEQIKFAYRRLAKFYHPDVYDGRGTLEEGETAEARFIKVQAAYELLIDEEKRRKYDMDNRVNPMKASQAWMEWLMKKRKAFDQRGDMAMQAWAEQQQRELNLRARRLSRSKVDPEEERRILAKEKKASQEYYSNTLRRHTLVLKKRDLMRKKAEEEKKKVISRLLAAEGLELDTDFDDKAL, from the exons ATGAGCAATCTGAGGACAATCTGTAGGCCACACACggtcttcttctcctccttcgTGTGTTGCAGAGAGCGAGCTCGAGTCAGGGTTTCATTTCGAAACCCTAACTACAAGCCTCGCTTCTCCTCGCCGTCTTCGTTCGCTCCCTGGTTCGAGTCCTTGGGTTCGAATGGGACTGAGCCGTGGTTCCGTGTGAGCCAGAGGAGGACACTGGTTCGGGCGTCCAATTGGTCCGATCAGAAATCTCCCTACGACACTCTTG AGTTAGAAAGAGATGCTGATGAAGAGCAGATAAAGTTTGCTTACAGACGCTTGGCCAAATTTTATCATCCAGATG TCTATGATGGTAGAGGGACTCTAGAGGAGGGGGAAACGGCTGAAGCTAGATTTATTAAGGTTCAAGCTGCTTATGAGTTGCTCATAGATGAGGAGAAGCGGAGGAAATATGATATGGACAACCGAGTCAACCCAATGAAA GCATCTCAAGCATGGATGGAGTGGCttatgaaaaagagaaaagcttTTGATCAGCGGGGTGATATGGCCATGCAAGCATGGGCTGAGCAGCAGCAGCGTGAGCTAAATCTACGTGCTCGTCGTCTTTCACGTTCAAAG GTTGATCCTGAAGAAGAGAGGAGAATCTTggctaaagaaaaaaaggcatCCCAGGAGTATTACTCGAACACCCTTAGGCGGCATACACTTGTCTTGAAGAAGAGGGACTTGATGCGAAAGAAAgcagaggaagagaagaaaaaggttATCAGTCGGCTTTTAGCTGCAGAGGGCCTTGAGCTTGACACAGATTTCGATGATAAGGCACTGTAG
- the LOC133871687 gene encoding inactive RHOMBOID-like protein 8, producing MADPSRLHSHIEIKAPPPPSPPPPPPPPPPPSARLSVDLAVLQDQRIPFFRSRSRRSSSGGDTWVISVFVILHVVAFFATMIVNDCWTNSHQDCALRALGRLSFQTMSENPLLGPSASTLDQMGALRRNFLTEYHQTWRLFTSPCLHAGAIHLVINLCSVIFVGIHLEQEFGPLRIGVVYILSAFVGTLVATLFVEDSPAVGSSGALYGLLGAMLSVLIRNWKIYTDKFAALASLFFFSMINFVLGLLPYVDNFSNIGGFISGFLLGFVLLFSPQLRKVAQNKGDLYEYGVKVSTKLKLKQKLDRPVQRSVSLLLFGLILAGCLLAVLRGVNMNQYCRWCQYVDCVPFKWWSCKDTATSCETMVSDAQLTLTCMSNGNFRVFPFTNISQARVNDLCTLICR from the exons ATGGCAGATCCCTCCAGGCTCCACTCCCACATCGAAATCAAGgcccctcctcctccttctccaccaccaccaccaccaccaccaccaccaccatcagcGCGATTGTCCGTCGACCTTGCTGTTCTCCAAGACCAGAGGATCCCCTTCTTTAGGTCCCGCTCTCGGCGCAGCAGCAGTGGCGGCGACACTTGGGTGATCTCCGTGTTCGTGATCCTCCACGTGGTGGCCTTCTTCGCCACCATGATAGTCAATGATTGCTGGACCAACTCCCACCAGGACTGCGCGCTCAGGGCGCTTGGCAGGCTCTCCTTCCAGACTATGTCCGAGAACCCCCTGCTTGGACCCTCCGCTTCCAC GCTAGATCAAATGGGGGCTCTTCGAAGGAATTTTTTGACAGAATATCACCAAACTTGGCGTCTTTTCACATCTCCATGTTTGCATGCTGGAGCCATCCACCTTGTCATCAACCTCTGCAGTGTAATCTTTGTAGGGATTCACTTGGAACAAGAGTTTGGACCAT TAAGGATTGGAGTAGTATATATACTCTCAGCTTTTGTTGGTACCTTGGTGGCTACACTCTTTGTCGAAGACAGCCCAGCAGTTGGTTCATCCGGAGCTCTATATGGATTGCTTGGAGCTATGCTCTCTGTGCTCATTCGGAACTGGAAAATTTACACCGATAAG TTTGCAGCTCtagcatcacttttctttttctctatgaTCAATTTCGTCCTTGGTTTGCTACCTTATGTAgacaatttttcaaatattggAGGTTTTATATCGGGGTTCCTGCTTGGATTTGTGCTTTTGTTCAGTCCTCAGCTCAGGAAAGTGGCTCAAAATAAAGGAGACCTTTATGAATATGGTGTTAAAGTTTCCACTAAATTGAAGTTGAAGCAGAAGCTAGACAGGCCAGTCCAGAGGagtgtttctcttcttctttttggtcttat ACTTGCTGGATGTCTTCTAGCAGTTCTTCGAGGTGTTAACATGAACCAGTATTGCAGATGGTGTCAATATGTTGACTGTGTTCCTTTCAAATGGTGGAGCTGCAAAGACACAGCAACTTCTTGTGAG
- the LOC133853985 gene encoding transcription factor TGA3 isoform X1: MSFTSTQLVTSRRMGIYDPFQQISMWEDTFKGDSSPNKGVSTILQVDARLDNKSEFISHESGGPSSTDQEENKPTDKVQRRLAQNREAARKSRLRKKAYVQQLETSRLKLAQLEQELQRARKQGVYTGSALDTSHVGFSGNVNSGIATFEMEYAHWVEEQQKQTFELRSALQAHVSEIELNILVELGLNHYHNLFRMKADAAKADVFYLLSGVWRTSTERFFLWIGGFRPSELLNVLLPQLEPLTDQQVLRVCNLRQSSQQAEDALSQGMEKLQQSLSQGIGAQSVNAGNYGSQMAAAMDKLEALEGFVIQADHLRQQTLQQTSRILTTHQVARGLLALGEYFHRLRALSSLWAARPREPA; this comes from the exons ATGAGCTTCACGTCAACTCAACTTGTCACCTCAAGAAGGATGGGCATATACGATCCATTCCAACAAATTAGCATGTGGGAAGACACATTCAAAGGTGATAGTAGCCCAAATAAAGGTGTTTCCACAATTTTACAGGTGGATGCTAGGCTGGACAACAAG TCTGAATTTATTTCTCATGAATCGGGGGGACCCTCCAGCACTGATCAAGAAGAAAACAAACCTACTGATAAG GTACAGAGACGCCTTGCACAAAATCGTGAAGCTGCTCGGAAAAGTCGTTTGCGGAAAAAg gcCTATGTTCAACAGTTAGAAACAAGCCGTTTGAAGCTGGCACAACTGGAGCAGGAACTTCAGAGAGCTAGGAAGCAG GGTGTGTACACAGGCAGTGCGCTAGATACTAGCCATGTAGGATTTTCTGGAAATGTAAACTCAG GCATTGCTACATTTGAGATGGAATATGCACACTGGGTTGAAGAGCAACAAAAACAAACTTTTGAACTTAGAAGTGCATTGCAAGCTCATGTATCTGAAATAGAACTTAATATACTTGTGGAGCTTGGCTTGAACCATTATCACAATCTTTTTCGCATGAAAGCAGATGCTGCAAAGGCTGATGTCTTTTATTTACTGTCCGGGGTGTGGAGAACATCTACAGAACGTTTCTTCCTCTGGATTGGAGGATTTCGCCCGTCAGAGCTTCTAAAT gTCCTCCTGCCACAACTAGAGCCATTGACTGATCAACAAGTTCTGAGAGTATGTAACCTCCGGCAGTCATCTCAGCAAGCGGAAGATGCCCTCTCACAAGGAATGGAAAAACTCCAGCAGAGTCTGTCCCAGGGCATAGGAGCTCAATCAGTAAATGCAGGAAATTATGGGTCTCAGATGGCTGCCGCAATGGATAAGTTGGAAGCTCTTGAGGGATTTGTGATCCAG GCAGATCACCTTCGGCAACAGACTCTGCAGCAAACATCTCGCATTCTAACAACCCACCAAGTAGCTCGTGGCTTGCTCGCCTTGGGGGAGTATTTCCACCGTCTCCGTGCTCTCAGTTCGCTTTGGGCTGCTCGTCCTCGCGAACCTGCCTAG
- the LOC133854004 gene encoding phosphopantothenate--cysteine ligase 2-like: MDVKNGPGVPQETLDAEVESFFESAPPLKNRDDISEKLEEFVERNSALSGNGRARRVVCVTSGGTTVPLEQRCVRYIDNFSSGHRGAASTEYFIKAGYAVIFLYRRGTYLPYCRSLPEDPLVECFEITDESNIRVHPSHSEAVKKAITEHHAAVAEGHLLKLPFTTIFEYLQMLQMIAVSTSRLGANAMFYLAAAVSDFYVPWKSMAEHKIQSASGPLDMRLVQVPKMLSVLRKDWAPMAFCISFKLETDAKILLEKAYMALKKNKMHMVVANELSNRKEEVVVVTANEKISVRRDKTQVGDDVENHLIGLLVERHSTYLENPDL, translated from the exons ATGGATGTAAAAAATGGACCGGGAGTTCCACAAGAAACACTGGATGCAGAAGTCGAATCGTTCTTTGAATCCGCTCCTCCTCTTAAAAACAGGGACGATATCAGTGAAAAATTGGAGGAATTTGTTGAGAGGAATTCGGCACTGTCAG gaAATGGAAGAGCTAGGAGGGTTGTGTGCGTGACATCTGGTGGCACCACGGTTCCTTTGGAGCAACGGTGTGTTCGCTACATTGATAACTTCAGCTCGGGCCATAGAGGAGCAGCATCCACGGA GTATTTTATTAAGGCCGGATATGCAGTTATCTTTTTATATCGCAG GGGAACCTACCTGCCTTACTGCAGATCTCTTCCAGAGGATCCCTTAGTTGAATGTTTTGAGATCACTGATGAGTCAAATATTCGAG TGCACCCGTCACATTCTGAAGCAGTGAAGAAGGCCATCACTGAGCATCATGCT GCTGTCGCAGAAGGCCACCTGTTAAAACTTCCCTTTACAACCATATTTGAGTATCTTCAG ATGCTACAAATGATTGCAGTTTCAACGAGTCGTCTTGGGGCAAATGCAATGTTTTATCTTGCAGCTGCAGTTTCTGACTTTTATGTTCCTTGGAAGAGCATG GCAGAGCACAAGATACAGTCAGCATCTGGTCCTTTGGACATGCGACTGGTTCAAGTGCCAAAgatgctctcggtgctgaggaAAGACTGGGCTCCCATGGCCTTCTGCATATCTTTCAAG CTGGAGACAGATGCAAAAATTCTTTTAGAGAAGGCTTATATGGCTCTTAAAAAGAACAAGATGCATATGGTTGTGGCAAACGAGCTTTCAAACCGCAAAGAGGAGGTTGTAGTTGTTACAGCTAATGAAAAGATATCAGTTCGCCGGGACAAGACGCAGGTCGGTGATGATGTGGAGAATCACCTGATAGGACTTCTTGTGGAGAGACATTCAACTTATCTTGAGAATCCTGACCTATGA
- the LOC133853985 gene encoding transcription factor TGA3 isoform X2, translated as MSFTSTQLVTSRRMGIYDPFQQISMWEDTFKGDSSPNKGVSTILQVDARLDNKSEFISHESGGPSSTDQEENKPTDKVQRRLAQNREAARKSRLRKKLETSRLKLAQLEQELQRARKQGVYTGSALDTSHVGFSGNVNSGIATFEMEYAHWVEEQQKQTFELRSALQAHVSEIELNILVELGLNHYHNLFRMKADAAKADVFYLLSGVWRTSTERFFLWIGGFRPSELLNVLLPQLEPLTDQQVLRVCNLRQSSQQAEDALSQGMEKLQQSLSQGIGAQSVNAGNYGSQMAAAMDKLEALEGFVIQADHLRQQTLQQTSRILTTHQVARGLLALGEYFHRLRALSSLWAARPREPA; from the exons ATGAGCTTCACGTCAACTCAACTTGTCACCTCAAGAAGGATGGGCATATACGATCCATTCCAACAAATTAGCATGTGGGAAGACACATTCAAAGGTGATAGTAGCCCAAATAAAGGTGTTTCCACAATTTTACAGGTGGATGCTAGGCTGGACAACAAG TCTGAATTTATTTCTCATGAATCGGGGGGACCCTCCAGCACTGATCAAGAAGAAAACAAACCTACTGATAAG GTACAGAGACGCCTTGCACAAAATCGTGAAGCTGCTCGGAAAAGTCGTTTGCGGAAAAAg TTAGAAACAAGCCGTTTGAAGCTGGCACAACTGGAGCAGGAACTTCAGAGAGCTAGGAAGCAG GGTGTGTACACAGGCAGTGCGCTAGATACTAGCCATGTAGGATTTTCTGGAAATGTAAACTCAG GCATTGCTACATTTGAGATGGAATATGCACACTGGGTTGAAGAGCAACAAAAACAAACTTTTGAACTTAGAAGTGCATTGCAAGCTCATGTATCTGAAATAGAACTTAATATACTTGTGGAGCTTGGCTTGAACCATTATCACAATCTTTTTCGCATGAAAGCAGATGCTGCAAAGGCTGATGTCTTTTATTTACTGTCCGGGGTGTGGAGAACATCTACAGAACGTTTCTTCCTCTGGATTGGAGGATTTCGCCCGTCAGAGCTTCTAAAT gTCCTCCTGCCACAACTAGAGCCATTGACTGATCAACAAGTTCTGAGAGTATGTAACCTCCGGCAGTCATCTCAGCAAGCGGAAGATGCCCTCTCACAAGGAATGGAAAAACTCCAGCAGAGTCTGTCCCAGGGCATAGGAGCTCAATCAGTAAATGCAGGAAATTATGGGTCTCAGATGGCTGCCGCAATGGATAAGTTGGAAGCTCTTGAGGGATTTGTGATCCAG GCAGATCACCTTCGGCAACAGACTCTGCAGCAAACATCTCGCATTCTAACAACCCACCAAGTAGCTCGTGGCTTGCTCGCCTTGGGGGAGTATTTCCACCGTCTCCGTGCTCTCAGTTCGCTTTGGGCTGCTCGTCCTCGCGAACCTGCCTAG